The Theileria parva strain Muguga chromosome 1, complete sequence, whole genome shotgun sequence DNA window TTCAAGGCGTTAAGTCTATCCATAAACACAAACACCTTATTTAACCATGTATCCTTCAGTTCCTTATCTATCTCCCTCTTGGTCTTGTTCACGGAATTGTTacctaaattatttgtatcCTTATTGTTATTAGTATTGGAATTGGAATTGGAATTGGAATTGGAATTGGAATTGGTGGTAAAATCTGGAGTTCTGTATGGATTCAAATTTGAGATGAAATTCTTGAAAATGCTAAGTTTCTGAAGGAGATAGTAGCGTTCACACTTAACGAATGACGAAACAGCGGAAAGCGTAAAGTTAAAGCAACAGAGCTTAGTTTCAATGTTGGAAAGGAACTTGCAAAGGCCTTGAATAGAGCCGTAAGGCAGTATTAATCCAAAATTTTCCTTAAAAAGGTCGAGTAAAATCCCACTAACCAGTGAGGTGGATGAACTTAATGTTGCCTCGTGTATTAACAGGTCTGCGTCATTTGCTATTTTCTTCATCTTACTACTCTCTGAAGTGTCTTGGCATATGGCTATTTTCTTAACCTTTTGATTTCTTTGACCTGATTTCTCCTTTTGTTGTATCACGTAACCCACCGTCGGCATTGTATGCTCCAATCCAGCCGCCAAAACCTCAATATCGTTATCTTCGTACACTTTATAATACCCGtctttatttatatatatatccCCAACCACATTTGCTCCACCATTCACATTGTTAACCGAGTTGCCAGTGTTAAGAGTATTAGAGTTGAGAGTATTAGTCgagttaatagtattaatagtgttgaGAGTATTAGTAGAATTGATAGTTGGAGGTTGTGTGGGAATAAGTTCGTGTACTATGAACAGGTTGTGATTATTTGACATTGCTGAGGTGTTTTGGTGTATTGAGTTGATCAGTTTCCTGGAGCCGGGTGGGCCATAGATTTCCAGAGGTTTTTCTCGTTCCCTTAAATACAAAAATGAAAACACGCCGTAACAATGATCGCCATgcaaatgtgttaaaaaaatacGATCAACATTCAAAGGGTCTAAGCCAATGCTTTCAAGTCCATTTTTAGTACCTTCTCCACAATCAAACAGCCATATCATACTATTGGCCAGATTTCTTCTGTAAGTTGATCTTGTTTTAACATTTTGAGCTGAGTTCATATTTTTGTTAGGCATGTTTGACTGTGGATCAGAAATCCTTTGAAAAGCCATGGTGGAAGTTAGTCTTGTAGATGTTGGCTGTCTGGATCCAGACCCTACGAAGTGGATAATCCAATCGCCGGTAttcttaaatttgtaaagcTGCTTCCTCCCGATTTCGTGAACATTCTTTAAGCTTTGGGGTGAAATGTAAGAATGACTTAAATGCTTTAGCAAATGGCTCAGTTCAATCTTCTCATATTTCACCGATTCTTCATTCTTTAGTTTGTTTATCTCTACATTATCAAGTCCTGATTCACTAATTTGCTCATCTGAGTTTGGAGGTTtagaaatttttataaaagatTTAACCTTAGTTAGGATTCTCATAACTCCCTTTTTGAACCTGATAAACGAATATTTAAGTGATAGAAATCTTTGCCTAGCTGGGTTTATTATGCCGTATTGTATGAAGTCTGATAGAATTGGATCCACAATCTTCTTCAATATGGAAAAGAgcttatattttaaaaagtgGAAATTAGTCATTCGTGCTCTGTAGATATCAAATTCGCCCAGTTCTACCGTGTCCTTAATCTTATTGTATACATAGTGTGTcgagtataataattttgacCTTTCACCAAATAGTTCTGATAGCATATCATCATCGGTGTTTGTGATAGTCTCAACCATAGAATTAAACTGTTCCTTCACTATTTGATCGATTTTCTCAATTAGTTTCCCGAATCGTAGGAATTGGTCTGAGGTCCAATTACACTCCCTAATGCCATCACGTGGCTGGGAATGCCATACATTCCAGTGTAACAGGTGAACAAAGCTCTTGATCTCTTCCAAAACGCCTAGTCTAGCCAGGTAAGTTTCAGAGGACTTAACGTAGTTCTGGAGTCGAGTGTAAATTGTGTCCTTAGAGCGTCTCTTTAAAAGCTTATCGGATGGACTTATTACCTGCTCCTTCTTGTCAACTGTTTTTCTAAACACTGAGAAATCGTCTGATAGAAAATTTAGGTTCTTGTCTCCTGAAAACTCAAACACACCCTTCACATCATCATTGTAAACTATCAACTCATCTAACAGGGACTCCTTATCTAATATTTCATGCCTTATAGGACTACTTTTTATTGATCCTTTATCAACTATAGATTTTAAAACTGCGTTTGTTGATCCAGCTGGTGGACCGGGAGAATTAGGGCTGGAGTCAGTCACGTTTAAGGGAGGTTTATGGGATTCTACCAGGATTCTTTCATCTTTTAAGTGAACAGTTTGGTCTCTATAGGAATTAGAGTCATTTAATCCAATTTTATGcgatttatttttcaaaaaacCAACTTGATTTGTGTTATTGTACAGGTTATAAAATGTGACAAAACAAGAGATATTTGAGGGTCTTCTGTGCGATAAATGACTGGAAATTGTTAAACATTCTTTTAAATTAGAAATAATTGAGAAATGTAtgagaaaaattaaaatatttttcatagTATAGTTCAAATTTAGGTAAAATCCTTAGTATAATCTACACATCTCAGTAAAATAACaagagttaaaatttttattaatttacatctcaaatacatataatttaacCATAAAAACGGGTTTTATCTTACACAATAATTGTTATGGTGTAAAAAGCATTCACATTAAACTAGTTTAATTATTCcgtattttacaattagGCCCAAAACTCCGCAAAATATCTGAAATGCAATCAGAAACAAAGACAACTTTTCCTCCTCCATAGGGCCGAAAACCTACACATTAAACTACTATTAGAACATACcaataaaaacaaattaagTAATGTTAAATTCTTTGAATTCTCCAGTTTTTTCGTCCTTCCATTAAATCTAACTCAGATTTAACccatttacacagttttttgaaaaatttattaaaatgtgttagacAGTACCTTGGAACTCTATGCCTTGGACACGGTATGAAACCTAACAGCTAACAACAATtaatcattaatttattacctGTGGAATTGATAgtaaaaagttaattaGTTGAGGCAGAAAGATAAATGGCGCCATTTCACACATGTTactcattattaatacGACAGAGAAAAACGTTCCCTAACCAATTACTTTACAGtgaaatttacaatatttatataatttctTACCGAgaatagtgtgtaaacATTCCCTACAAATAACTTGGCCGGGTACCAGTTGAAACAAATCAATGCTATATTTATCGCGATAAAAGGCATTGTGAGGTATAGTACATAAATTTTCTgaatcattttatttaccGTTTAGTCTAACCTTCTCCAAATTCATTCCAAATTCTCCATATTTTACACCAGAACTCTTATATATATCCTAACaactattaataattgtatttaCCAGTGAATTTGAAATCAGAATGAAAAGTGACATGACAAGAGATTGGCCAAGTTCCAGCCCATTAATCCCTGTACACAAGtaatatgaataaattaccggcgtatatatttatagaaTTAGCGCAAAACACTGTTAGAATTGCGATATAAAAACAACTCAGCAGTTTAACATATGACCCACTGTTAATTGGTTTTGGtaaatattctaaaatGCCAATTTTAGTTCCACAGTAAGCCAAACACAGTGGCAAAGATGCTACAACGGatttatttatctatttcATACCTAAAACGGGGCCTGCAATTTTACTAAACCAGTTAAGTAATAACACGTCATCTATTAGTCCctgataattataaattctaTATTAAGTACCAGTAGAGtcattaatactatagacGCAAGTCCAGGGTTAACCTTAAAGTACTACACagtaaattaagtttatGAAATACTTTTCCACATTTATCTCCGAGTAATAATTGAACAAAAATCATCgataaaatgtataaaacACAGCCAACCAACGCTCCTGGCTCGGGAACCTTTTCATCAGTTTCATTGTTAAGATTATTACTAACTAGTCCTAAACAATAGGTGTGTAAAGAAGATACCTCTGAGTTTCAACAGTTTTATTAGAAAAAAAGTACCAAAATAGGTCAAAAATGCCAATACTACAACAAATAGctgaaaataaacaaaataataaaaaatataagaAAGGTTCTTTAGTGAATAGGTTGAAACAAGGGAAGAAAAGCTAAAAATTATAGGAAATAAGGAAAAAAAGTTTATGGAAGGCTCACAAACTGAGGATAAACTTCTCCTCAATTTAGGTATCATCAATAAAACATCAATACCAAACACACCAATATTTActtagttaaaattattaataatatcaCACATACGCTCagatattattttaaacttgatAAAACAAGGCAAAATATCATGAATCTTGTTACAAagatgtaaaattaataaaaataattatagcCACGAgttttgtgtaaattataatacgtgaaaataattaaaaataaattaactggGTGGAATCTTGAAAACAACATTTATGTgtaatatgtaataatagattttccataattttgtaaaaattacagaattcattcaaatttaaggaaatattaaatcaaaAGAATATCTGAGTGAATTTAGGGgaaaaaattcaaaaattaaaaaaatgtgtaagttgAAAATTTGGTTAAAAATCAGGATTATGGAGTAAGTATAAGAAGTTTATACTAAAAATCCAGTTGATTTTTGAGTGAAAATTGATGAGAAAAGTTAAGTGTGATGTTGGTGTTATTTAtggataaataattaaaatttggtagTGGGGTTTGACACGTGATTTAATCGATTTCCTTATAGCCtattactttattatttatttaattgaaAATAACTGAACTTCAACTATGGTTAAAAATGAGGCGGACTCGCCTGGCTTCTACTCCGTTCCGATTCCTGGCACTGAGGAAGAAGGTTTTTGTCAATTTGTGACATTTTTGTAGGCTTTAGTCCCGTTTACAGACACCCTAAGCACGAAAAAATTCTAGGTGCATCAGACTTTGGTGATTTCAAGACATCGTAAGTGAATTTATTCGTTAATTTGGATCAGTTGGGATCTTTTTCAAGCTGGTTTAAGGAGAAACCCCGACGCTGAATGCGTCGGGAAAAGAAAACGGCTCCCTGACGGAAAATTAGGCGATTTCGAGTTTAACACTTACTCAGAAGTAAGTTTCGGTTTAACAAAATTCTTCAGTTCTTCAAAACCACCAAGGCCGTGGGCAGTTCCCTCGTTCATCATAACCTAGTGAAGGAGCAAAGAATATCTCAAAGTTCTTTCCAAGGAACTTGTAAATTAGTTGGGTTATTTCTCCCAAGCTGTGAAGAGTGGCTTCTCCTAGAACAAGCATGCTACGGTTACGGCTACACACTCGTTCCAATCTACACTACTCTAGGAACTGAATCTATTCTATTCGTATTAACCAACAcaggtaattttatctGGAATAATCTGGTTAGGACTTGAATTGCTATTTTGTACTGAGGAAAACGCGGAAAAGCTTTTTGAAGTGCTTTCCCTCTcaaaaactaaattaccTCTGAGGAATTTGGTACTCGTCAACTCATCCTCAGTTAGCGAAAAACTTGTAAATAACCCTTACAACCTCAAGTTCATGCTCTGGTCTGATTTTCTACAAAAGGTATTTCTTACCCCGttacacactttacacactatttatagtattttacactattttacacactatttacacactttacactattttacacactatttacacactttacacat harbors:
- the rnz gene encoding Beta-lactamase superfamily protein → MKNILIFLIHFSIISNLKECLTISSHLSHRRPSNISCFVTFYNLYNNTNQVGFLKNKSHKIGLNDSNSYRDQTVHLKDERILVESHKPPLNVTDSSPNSPGPPAGSTNAVLKSIVDKGSIKSSPIRHEILDKESLLDELIVYNDDVKGVFEFSGDKNLNFLSDDFSVFRKTVDKKEQVISPSDKLLKRRSKDTIYTRLQNYVKSSETYLARLGVLEEIKSFVHLLHWNVWHSQPRDGIRECNWTSDQFLRFGKLIEKIDQIVKEQFNSMVETITNTDDDMLSELFGERSKLLYSTHYVYNKIKDTVELGEFDIYRARMTNFHFLKYKLFSILKKIVDPILSDFIQYGIINPARQRFLSLKYSFIRFKKGVMRILTKVKSFIKISKPPNSDEQISESGLDNVEINKLKNEESVKYEKIELSHLLKHLSHSYISPQSLKNVHEIGRKQLYKFKNTGDWIIHFVGSGSRQPTSTRLTSTMAFQRISDPQSNMPNKNMNSAQNVKTRSTYRRNLANSMIWLFDCGEGTKNGLESIGLDPLNVDRIFLTHLHGDHCYGVFSFLYLREREKPLEIYGPPGSRKLINSIHQNTSAMSNNHNLFIVHELIPTQPPTINSTNTLNTINTINSTNTLNSNTLNTGNSVNNVNGGANVVGDIYINKDGYYKVYEDNDIEVLAAGLEHTMPTVGYVIQQKEKSGQRNQKVKKIAICQDTSESSKMKKIANDADLLIHEATLSSSTSLVSGILLDLFKENFGLILPYGSIQGLCKFLSNIETKLCCFNFTLSAVSSFVKCERYYLLQKLSIFKNFISNLNPYRTPDFTTNSNSNSNSNSNSNTNNNKDTNNLGNNSVNKTKREIDKELKDTWLNKVFVFMDRLNALNELSNYENYVKRLQNRCNLMEKLSKVMPSLDLLKVIETSSKKILFSDIVPDFNAINRAYEKFDITNLYNEKYTVNVLKYLNTISNDIFNYWNDILQLNIPFDASQSYFNWTALHNSIIASFGHSTPDMAGRFAGEIKAKKLILTHFSNRYPGDEKLQNLLTMIRIENEARSGYQKSGSKRIPIIAAWDKMKIRV
- the alg7 gene encoding Glycosyl transferase family 4 protein, translated to MIPKLRRSLSSVCEPSINFFSLFPIIFSFSSLVSTYSLKNLSYIFYYFVYFQLFVVVLAFLTYFGTFFLIKLLKLRGLVSNNLNNETDEKVPEPGALVGCVLYILSMIFVQLLLGDKCGKYFKVNPGLASIVLMTLLGLIDDVLLLNWFSKIAGPVLASLPLCLAYCGTKIGILEYLPKPINSGSYVKLLSCFYIAILTVFCANSINIYAGINGLELGQSLVMSLFILISNSLSSGVKYGEFGMNLEKKIYVLYLTMPFIAINIALICFNWYPAKLFVGNVYTLFSGTFFSVVLIMSNMCEMAPFIFLPQLINFLLSIPQLLGFIPCPRHRVPRFNGRTKKLENSKNLTLLNLFLLVFGPMEEEKLSLFLIAFQIFCGVLGLIVKYGIIKLV